The following are encoded together in the Streptomyces flavofungini genome:
- a CDS encoding LLM class flavin-dependent oxidoreductase, whose translation MEFGLFVQGYVGKRAETDPSAEHKALMEETEYVIEADKAGFKYAWASEHHFLEEYSHLSANDVFLGYLAHATERIHLGSGIFNPLAQVNHPVKVAEKVAMLDHLSEGRFEFGSGRGAGSHEILGFLPGITDMNHTKEIWEETIAEFPKMWLQEEYEGFQGKHWQLPPRKVFPKPYGASHPAMWYAAGSPSSYAMAARKGLGVLGFSVQKVSDMEWVLEQYKTAIRDAEPVGDFVNDNVMVTSTAICAETHEKAVRIAVNGGLNYLQSLVFRYHDTFPRPEGIPEWPEVLPDYTEEIIELLIAEELMICGDPDEVTRQCKRWEQAGADQLSFGLPIGISPEDTKNTIRLIGEHVIPKIDTDPVHRTSRMRQGAAG comes from the coding sequence TTGGAATTCGGGCTCTTTGTACAGGGATACGTGGGCAAGCGCGCCGAGACCGACCCTTCGGCCGAGCACAAGGCGCTGATGGAGGAGACCGAGTACGTCATCGAGGCGGACAAGGCGGGCTTCAAGTACGCCTGGGCGTCCGAACACCACTTCCTGGAGGAGTACTCGCACCTCTCCGCCAACGACGTCTTCCTCGGCTACCTCGCGCACGCCACGGAACGGATCCACCTCGGCTCGGGGATCTTCAACCCCTTGGCCCAGGTCAACCACCCGGTCAAGGTCGCCGAGAAGGTCGCCATGCTCGACCACCTCTCCGAGGGGCGCTTCGAGTTCGGCAGCGGGCGCGGCGCCGGGTCGCACGAGATCCTCGGCTTCCTGCCGGGCATCACCGACATGAACCACACCAAGGAGATCTGGGAGGAGACCATCGCGGAGTTCCCCAAGATGTGGCTCCAGGAGGAGTACGAGGGGTTCCAGGGCAAGCACTGGCAGCTGCCGCCGCGCAAGGTCTTCCCCAAGCCGTACGGCGCCTCCCACCCCGCCATGTGGTACGCGGCCGGGTCGCCGTCCTCGTACGCCATGGCCGCGAGGAAGGGGCTCGGCGTCCTCGGCTTCAGCGTGCAGAAGGTCTCCGACATGGAGTGGGTCCTGGAGCAGTACAAGACCGCGATCCGGGACGCGGAGCCCGTCGGGGACTTCGTGAACGACAACGTCATGGTGACGTCCACGGCCATCTGCGCGGAGACGCACGAGAAGGCCGTGCGGATCGCCGTGAACGGCGGGCTCAACTACCTGCAGTCGCTGGTGTTCCGGTACCACGACACCTTCCCCAGGCCCGAGGGGATTCCCGAGTGGCCCGAGGTCCTTCCCGACTACACCGAGGAGATCATCGAACTGCTCATCGCCGAGGAGCTCATGATCTGCGGGGATCCGGACGAGGTGACCCGGCAGTGCAAGCGGTGGGAGCAGGCCGGGGCCGACCAGCTGTCGTTCGGGCTGCCCATCGGGATCTCGCCCGAGGACACGAAGAACACGATCCGGCTGATCGGGGAGCACGTGATCCCCAAGATCGACACCGATCCCGTGCACCGGACCTCGCGGATGCGGCAGGGCGCCGCCGGGTGA
- a CDS encoding SDR family NAD(P)-dependent oxidoreductase, with translation MGKLDGRVVIVTGGARGQGEQEARLFVAEGARVVVGDVLDEQGEALAKELGRDSARYVHLDVGEEADWAAAVAATKDAFGAVDGLVNNAGILRFDELVNTPLEEFERIVRVNQTGVFLGIRATAPEIAAAGGGSIVNTASYAGMTGMAYIGAYSATKHAVIGLTRVAALELAKRRIRVNAICPGAIDTAMSNPAQLDPDADVAKASRGLDALYRKLVPLGRVGRAEEVARLALFLTAEDESAYITGQPFVIDGGWLAGVSVL, from the coding sequence ATGGGCAAGCTGGACGGGCGCGTCGTCATCGTGACCGGCGGCGCGCGCGGTCAGGGGGAGCAGGAGGCGCGCCTCTTCGTCGCCGAGGGCGCGCGGGTGGTCGTCGGGGACGTCCTCGACGAGCAGGGCGAGGCGCTCGCGAAGGAGCTGGGGCGCGACAGCGCCCGGTACGTCCACCTCGACGTCGGCGAGGAGGCGGACTGGGCGGCCGCCGTCGCCGCCACCAAGGACGCCTTCGGGGCGGTCGACGGCCTGGTCAACAACGCGGGCATCCTGCGCTTCGACGAGCTGGTGAACACGCCCCTGGAGGAGTTCGAGCGGATCGTCCGGGTCAACCAGACCGGTGTCTTCCTCGGCATCAGGGCGACCGCCCCCGAGATCGCGGCGGCGGGCGGCGGCTCGATCGTGAACACCGCCTCGTACGCGGGGATGACGGGCATGGCGTACATCGGCGCGTACAGCGCGACCAAGCACGCCGTCATCGGCCTCACCCGGGTCGCCGCCCTCGAACTGGCCAAGCGGCGCATCCGCGTCAACGCGATCTGCCCCGGTGCCATCGACACCGCGATGAGCAACCCGGCGCAGCTCGACCCGGACGCGGACGTGGCGAAGGCCTCGCGCGGCCTGGACGCGCTGTACCGCAAGCTCGTGCCGCTCGGCCGGGTGGGCAGGGCGGAGGAGGTGGCGCGGCTCGCGCTGTTCCTCACCGCCGAGGACGAATCGGCGTACATCACCGGGCAGCCGTTCGTGATCGACGGCGGCTGGCTCGCCGGGGTCAGCGTTCTCTGA